One Armatimonadota bacterium genomic window carries:
- a CDS encoding DUF899 domain-containing protein, with protein sequence MTTDTIAHPPIASKEEWLEARRKLLVKEKDLTRQKDRLAAERRRMPMVKIDKNYEFEGPEGKVTLEDLFAGQRQLIVYHFMYGPDWEKGCPGCTGFVNEIGDLSTLHKRNTNFVLISRAPLAKLEAYKNEKGWTIPWYSSLGSEFNYDFQVTHDPEVAPPDYNFVGTEVFLANRPAEMPFGEAPGLSVFFRTDDGVYHTYSTYARGVECLTDTYAMLDVTPYGRQEDWEDSPEGWPQNPTYG encoded by the coding sequence ATGACAACCGACACCATCGCCCATCCCCCTATCGCCTCGAAAGAAGAGTGGCTGGAAGCCCGCCGCAAGCTGCTGGTCAAGGAAAAAGACCTGACCCGGCAAAAGGATCGCCTGGCTGCGGAACGCCGCCGCATGCCCATGGTGAAGATCGACAAGAACTACGAATTCGAGGGGCCGGAAGGAAAGGTCACCCTCGAGGATCTGTTTGCCGGTCAGCGCCAACTCATCGTCTACCACTTCATGTACGGACCCGATTGGGAGAAGGGCTGTCCTGGCTGCACGGGATTCGTCAATGAGATCGGCGACCTTTCGACCCTGCACAAGCGAAACACCAACTTTGTCTTGATTTCGAGGGCTCCTCTCGCCAAATTGGAAGCCTACAAAAACGAGAAAGGTTGGACCATCCCTTGGTATTCCTCGTTAGGATCGGAATTCAATTACGACTTCCAAGTGACCCATGACCCCGAGGTCGCCCCGCCAGACTATAACTTTGTGGGTACCGAAGTCTTCCTTGCTAATCGCCCAGCCGAAATGCCGTTTGGAGAGGCACCAGGACTGAGTGTCTTCTTCCGAACCGATGACGGCGTTTACCATACGTACTCGACCTATGCACGCGGAGTCGAATGCCTAACTGACACCTACGCCATGCTCGACGTCACGCCATATGGCCGCCAGGAGGATTGGGAAGATTCGCCCGAAGGCTGGCCGCAAAACCCTACCTACGGATAA
- a CDS encoding VOC family protein has product MSEKITPFLWFDGNAEDAANFYVSVFRDAKIKHVSRMGGDGDVMVAGFEILGQDFIALNGRPKSIAFTEATSFMIHCADQAEVDHYWSHLTADGGEESMCGWLKDKFGVSWQVTPNRLMELMSDPDPSKAGRVMNAMMGMRKIVIADLEKAAEGG; this is encoded by the coding sequence ATGTCAGAAAAGATCACGCCATTTCTGTGGTTCGACGGCAATGCCGAAGACGCCGCGAACTTCTACGTTTCCGTCTTCAGGGACGCCAAGATCAAGCATGTCTCCCGCATGGGCGGCGATGGGGACGTCATGGTCGCCGGATTCGAAATTCTCGGCCAGGACTTCATCGCCCTTAACGGCCGACCGAAGAGCATCGCCTTTACCGAGGCGACCTCCTTTATGATCCATTGTGCCGACCAAGCCGAAGTGGACCACTACTGGTCTCACTTGACCGCGGACGGCGGCGAGGAGTCGATGTGCGGATGGCTGAAGGATAAGTTCGGCGTTTCGTGGCAGGTGACGCCGAATCGGCTGATGGAGCTGATGAGCGATCCCGATCCATCGAAAGCGGGACGCGTTATGAACGCGATGATGGGAATGCGAAAGATCGTCATCGCCGACCTAGAGAAGGCGGCGGAGGGAGGCTAA
- a CDS encoding DoxX family membrane protein: MSNSPVIVQWKAAAPYLLSLLRIFTGLILAVSGTIILFGFPAAPPGPGGPMPPQMVVGGWLEFIGGLLLMVGFLTRPVAFLLSGMMAVAFFQFHFKGEWPAGIVPNLNNGIPAAVLCFVYLFYSSAGAGRWSIDSARDKGES; this comes from the coding sequence ATGAGCAATTCACCCGTAATCGTTCAATGGAAGGCGGCGGCCCCTTATCTGCTGAGCCTTCTGCGCATCTTCACCGGTCTAATCTTGGCTGTGTCGGGAACCATCATCCTCTTTGGTTTTCCGGCGGCGCCACCTGGACCGGGTGGTCCGATGCCGCCCCAAATGGTCGTCGGCGGCTGGCTGGAATTCATCGGCGGTCTGCTTCTGATGGTTGGTTTCCTGACCCGCCCAGTGGCATTCCTTCTCTCGGGAATGATGGCGGTTGCGTTCTTCCAGTTTCACTTCAAAGGCGAATGGCCAGCCGGCATTGTGCCAAACCTCAATAACGGCATCCCGGCGGCGGTTCTTTGCTTCGTTTACCTGTTCTACTCGTCCGCCGGTGCGGGCAGGTGGAGCATCGACTCCGCCCGTGACAAGGGCGAATCCTAA
- a CDS encoding DUF664 domain-containing protein — translation MTTDAQTIESTKNEFVRAKNGLLNIFAHTPDDRVNWSPAKTARTPVHLMVHAASAVRNLHHTMMGTPFPVPTPDEAEKYFRDEESHFSTREQALEKFTTACEDFEKWMDGLDAGQLDTEVKMPFNFGQMAIRNVMGFPAMHTQWHQAQLEYLQTIYGDMDWHMG, via the coding sequence ATGACAACTGACGCGCAAACCATCGAATCGACAAAAAACGAGTTCGTCCGGGCCAAGAACGGCCTGCTGAACATCTTCGCCCACACCCCAGATGACCGAGTCAACTGGTCGCCCGCCAAGACGGCCCGCACGCCGGTCCACTTGATGGTCCATGCTGCGTCGGCGGTTCGAAACCTGCATCATACGATGATGGGAACTCCGTTCCCAGTGCCGACTCCAGACGAAGCAGAGAAATACTTCCGTGATGAGGAGAGCCACTTTTCCACGCGTGAGCAAGCGCTGGAGAAGTTTACGACGGCCTGCGAGGACTTTGAGAAATGGATGGACGGCCTAGACGCCGGTCAGCTTGATACGGAAGTTAAGATGCCGTTCAATTTCGGCCAGATGGCGATTCGCAACGTCATGGGCTTCCCGGCCATGCACACGCAATGGCATCAAGCTCAGCTTGAGTACCTGCAGACAATCTACGGCGACATGGACTGGCACATGGGCTAA
- a CDS encoding DUF3303 domain-containing protein, translated as MPNQQYMVVETFRNGDAKPVYRRFNGQGRLAPEGLIYVSSWVDERLEKCFQIMECDDRSLLEQWIANWCDLVEFEVYPIITSKEAVERISPEL; from the coding sequence ATGCCAAATCAGCAGTACATGGTCGTCGAGACCTTCCGAAACGGCGATGCCAAGCCGGTTTACCGACGCTTCAACGGGCAAGGCAGACTCGCGCCCGAGGGATTAATCTATGTGAGCAGTTGGGTCGATGAACGCCTTGAAAAGTGCTTCCAGATCATGGAGTGCGACGATCGGTCTCTCCTCGAACAATGGATTGCCAACTGGTGCGATTTGGTGGAGTTCGAGGTCTACCCGATCATCACTTCGAAGGAAGCCGTCGAGCGAATTTCACCTGAGCTCTAG
- a CDS encoding metalloregulator ArsR/SmtB family transcription factor — protein sequence MPADQLSLTFSALADPTRRAILSRLARGETTVSELAKPFDMTLPAISKHLKVLERAGLIERGRSAQLRPSRINAKPLEDVSDWVERYRILWEERFDRLDAYIQDIQRTQGNHR from the coding sequence ATGCCCGCCGATCAACTCAGTCTGACCTTTTCGGCTCTGGCCGACCCCACGAGGCGCGCGATTCTCTCGCGCCTCGCCCGGGGCGAGACGACCGTCTCCGAGTTGGCGAAGCCGTTCGATATGACCCTCCCCGCGATTTCTAAGCACCTTAAGGTTTTGGAGCGGGCGGGCCTGATCGAACGTGGACGGTCGGCTCAGCTCCGTCCGAGCCGAATTAACGCAAAGCCATTGGAAGACGTGTCGGACTGGGTTGAGCGGTATCGAATCCTTTGGGAAGAACGATTTGATCGGCTCGACGCCTACATCCAGGACATTCAACGTACACAGGGAAACCACCGCTAA
- a CDS encoding DUF4154 domain-containing protein, with amino-acid sequence MMFHLSSAIHTPSLLRLAVGASILTGLTAASAAAQENEYSVKAAFLINFLKFIDWPGGSGPYVIEVAGKNPFGSTLDKMVENRTINGRKVVVQYGHSSGLTPSILFVPASESEHFGDYLQYQSKPIVVVGESAGFASKYGVINFVRDHDRVAFEINARRAKSSGVKVSSRLLQLAKIVD; translated from the coding sequence ATGATGTTTCACCTTTCTTCCGCGATCCATACTCCGAGCCTGCTAAGGCTCGCCGTCGGAGCGTCGATTCTGACCGGACTAACGGCAGCATCGGCGGCTGCGCAGGAGAACGAATACTCGGTGAAGGCAGCATTTTTGATCAACTTCCTGAAGTTTATCGACTGGCCGGGAGGATCAGGCCCCTATGTCATCGAGGTTGCGGGCAAGAATCCCTTTGGATCGACCCTCGACAAAATGGTCGAGAACCGCACGATTAATGGCAGAAAGGTTGTGGTGCAGTATGGGCATAGCTCGGGTCTCACCCCTTCGATCTTGTTTGTTCCGGCATCCGAGTCCGAGCATTTTGGCGACTACCTGCAATATCAGTCGAAGCCGATCGTGGTCGTAGGGGAATCGGCCGGATTTGCTTCTAAGTACGGCGTCATCAACTTTGTGCGCGACCACGACCGAGTCGCATTTGAAATCAACGCCCGCCGAGCCAAGAGTTCCGGCGTCAAAGTCAGTTCTCGCCTACTCCAGTTGGCGAAGATCGTCGATTAG
- a CDS encoding response regulator, whose translation MRKLSIRLQIIAIVVAATMLAIFGSMVLFSTYDISQLQHKITRDAMIEARIIGQNSSAAASFGDAKAATEVLNSLRAKPEVESATLFDGQGKMLAQYQKDSSKEPVKKPAALGNLSQIVGTHLFTSTSISAGQEKVGSLTIVSSLQELSERTSMYTEIGLVLTLIALAIAVSVASVLQRFVTGPIRSLSQTMRHVTAKADYDVQLPQESATETGTLITAFNRMISDIHRRDLDLREANLELEHSQTQLAEFFDHAPFGLNRISPDGDIVEANDVCLEIFGVSYIDWIGKPFESYFSDPDQIREALAVIRSGGSIENLDLQLSSGEEEAEKTVRLNANGNWEGERLVNIRCFVQDITVLNQVEKARVEKEKAERANQAKSEFLSRMSHELRTPMNAILGFGQLLEMQPLSKLEEEWVAQILKGGRHLLSLINDVLNISKIESGMMSISTEPVEILPVVNDAIHMVHTTAAQRNVTFEVDSAKLEGLYARTDLQRISQVLINVLSNAAKYNVEGGKVTVDLVEGPVGRLIISVADTGIGVPADKVSRLFTPFDRLDAELTEVEGTGLGLSHSKSLMDAMGGSLTYDTTYEGPGSRFLVEMKECDKNDFRQSVAQDVSILANDSFTSGLQRIVLVEDNLSSTRVIEFALSNLDNVQLSVACRGMEGLEMIERVTPSLVILDNNLPDIEGFEIVGLLRSNPEFAELPIVILTADATASTRRRFSKLHVQGFLTKPVDLKELMSIIERCTGESEHAA comes from the coding sequence TTGAGAAAGCTATCGATCCGCCTTCAGATTATCGCCATTGTGGTTGCCGCCACGATGCTTGCGATTTTTGGGTCGATGGTTCTGTTTTCGACGTACGACATCTCCCAGCTCCAGCACAAGATCACGCGGGATGCGATGATCGAAGCGAGAATCATTGGACAGAACAGTTCAGCCGCAGCTTCGTTCGGCGATGCCAAAGCAGCGACCGAAGTACTGAATTCCTTGCGGGCCAAGCCCGAAGTGGAATCGGCGACACTATTTGATGGGCAAGGCAAGATGCTGGCTCAGTACCAGAAGGATTCGTCCAAGGAACCGGTTAAGAAACCGGCGGCGCTTGGCAACCTGAGTCAAATCGTCGGAACACATCTGTTTACATCCACGTCCATCTCAGCCGGCCAGGAGAAGGTCGGCAGTCTAACCATCGTTTCTAGCCTTCAGGAGCTTTCGGAACGTACGAGTATGTACACCGAGATCGGTTTGGTTCTGACGCTGATCGCGCTCGCCATCGCCGTCTCGGTTGCCTCGGTTCTTCAACGATTTGTGACGGGTCCGATTAGGAGTCTCTCGCAGACCATGCGCCACGTGACGGCCAAGGCCGATTACGATGTTCAGCTTCCCCAAGAGTCGGCGACGGAGACGGGAACGTTAATCACCGCCTTTAACCGGATGATTTCCGATATCCATCGGCGCGATCTCGACCTCCGAGAGGCGAACCTTGAGCTTGAGCACAGCCAGACACAATTGGCTGAGTTTTTTGATCACGCACCCTTTGGGTTGAACCGAATTTCACCGGACGGCGACATTGTCGAGGCGAACGACGTTTGTCTCGAAATATTCGGCGTGTCCTACATCGATTGGATCGGCAAACCGTTTGAGTCCTATTTCAGCGATCCAGACCAGATTCGCGAGGCGTTGGCGGTCATTCGCTCGGGAGGTTCAATCGAGAACCTCGATCTCCAGTTGTCATCTGGCGAAGAAGAAGCAGAGAAAACCGTTCGCCTGAATGCAAACGGCAACTGGGAAGGCGAACGGTTGGTGAACATTCGATGTTTTGTGCAGGACATCACGGTCCTGAATCAAGTCGAAAAAGCGCGAGTCGAGAAGGAGAAAGCCGAGCGTGCGAACCAAGCCAAGAGCGAATTCCTGTCGCGGATGAGCCACGAACTGCGCACGCCGATGAACGCCATCCTCGGCTTTGGCCAGCTTTTGGAAATGCAACCGCTTTCGAAGCTGGAAGAGGAGTGGGTCGCGCAGATTTTGAAGGGCGGCCGGCACCTGCTCAGTCTCATCAACGACGTTCTGAACATCTCAAAGATTGAGTCGGGCATGATGTCAATCTCGACCGAACCGGTTGAGATTCTGCCGGTCGTGAACGATGCCATCCACATGGTGCATACGACCGCAGCGCAAAGGAATGTCACGTTCGAGGTCGATTCGGCGAAGCTGGAAGGACTGTATGCCCGAACGGACCTGCAGCGCATCTCTCAGGTTTTGATCAATGTGCTTTCGAACGCGGCCAAGTACAACGTGGAAGGCGGAAAGGTCACCGTGGACCTGGTTGAGGGGCCGGTTGGACGCCTGATCATCAGTGTGGCCGATACCGGAATCGGGGTTCCGGCCGATAAGGTTTCGCGTCTGTTCACACCATTCGACCGTCTGGACGCAGAGTTGACGGAGGTTGAAGGCACCGGCCTTGGACTATCGCACTCAAAGAGTCTGATGGACGCGATGGGCGGCTCACTGACCTACGACACCACGTACGAAGGCCCGGGTTCGCGCTTCCTGGTCGAGATGAAGGAGTGCGACAAGAACGATTTTCGACAGAGCGTTGCCCAGGATGTCTCAATTCTGGCTAACGACTCTTTCACTAGTGGTCTGCAACGGATCGTTTTGGTGGAGGACAATCTGTCAAGTACGCGGGTGATCGAGTTTGCGCTTTCGAACTTGGATAACGTCCAGCTTTCGGTAGCCTGTCGCGGAATGGAAGGGCTCGAAATGATTGAACGGGTGACTCCGTCGCTGGTCATCCTGGACAACAACCTGCCCGACATCGAAGGCTTCGAAATTGTCGGCCTGTTGCGTTCCAATCCCGAATTTGCCGAGTTGCCGATTGTGATTTTGACCGCCGATGCGACCGCATCGACCCGGCGACGATTCTCGAAATTACACGTTCAAGGCTTTCTCACCAAGCCGGTCGACCTCAAGGAACTGATGTCGATCATCGAGCGATGCACGGGCGAGTCCGAGCACGCGGCTTAG
- a CDS encoding vancomycin high temperature exclusion protein, translated as MKNRRRRRTIVVLSALTFVGGFFALANGAILHSAADRTYNHIRYLPRHHVAIVLGCSPTLGKDPNPCFESRADRAAELYWAGKVDYLLVSGDNNRVDYDEPTAMEAALIQRQIPQKDIIKDYAGFRTLDSMVRAHKVFGLNKASVVTDDFHMPRALFCAKEAGLKADGFPSHVEDGHLTASSRAREVFARGQAVIDEVLHVGPKFLGKREAIP; from the coding sequence ATGAAGAATCGCAGGCGCCGTCGCACCATCGTTGTCCTATCCGCACTCACGTTTGTCGGCGGCTTCTTTGCCCTGGCCAACGGGGCGATTCTGCACTCGGCGGCGGATCGAACTTACAATCACATCCGATATCTGCCGCGTCACCACGTCGCCATTGTGCTTGGGTGCTCTCCCACTTTGGGTAAAGATCCCAATCCATGTTTTGAGTCCCGTGCAGACCGCGCCGCCGAGCTTTACTGGGCGGGAAAGGTTGACTACTTATTAGTGAGCGGCGACAACAACCGAGTTGACTATGATGAGCCAACTGCGATGGAAGCGGCTCTCATACAAAGACAAATTCCCCAGAAGGACATCATCAAGGACTACGCGGGGTTCCGTACCCTCGATAGCATGGTGCGGGCTCACAAGGTCTTCGGCCTGAACAAGGCATCGGTTGTAACCGACGACTTTCACATGCCACGCGCCCTTTTCTGTGCGAAAGAAGCAGGCCTTAAAGCCGACGGCTTTCCATCCCATGTTGAAGATGGTCACCTCACGGCGTCCTCAAGGGCCCGCGAAGTCTTCGCCCGCGGACAAGCCGTCATCGACGAAGTTCTGCATGTCGGCCCAAAATTCCTCGGCAAGCGCGAAGCGATTCC
- a CDS encoding TonB-dependent receptor plug domain-containing protein: MISLRTQILACMLAFGAQSFGQEATQVLHDTEAKDSTQGQQGDLGAMGLEDLMNVKVGGGTMPIRDLKDVTASMYVLTAADIKKSGATNVPDMLRLVPGVSVAQVDNNKWMVAIRGFSSRFNNKLQVLIDGRSIYSPAFSGVYWDQIGLTPDEIERIEVIRGSDGSLWGSNAVNGIINIVTKNSSDTQGGLLQEQVTTHMAGDHYFRLGSTTKNGNTFRFTARSERFGQSEAQNYPSPDASESNWLHFRSDSKLSARDSLTVTSSYFNGKEGQSTLVPTLDNPMQIVDSRFPVSEFNTSASLVTQHSDRQVSEVKANYNRDVRLAPEFGMDIATLDLGYNHSTKLDEKSSIFYGTAFRQVDGHVTGSTDIWPTRPYFNPSTFSAYGQYEKDLGPRTQFTFGSTIEHNAYSGWEVQPSARLLCRKDPTESYWFSISRAVRTPSPADTNASFLFGISQDPDSGLPVRIIGITDDQFKSEAVVSLETGWRKQESDKLNLDITAFYNDYTNLRSIEFVDNQVVMDATPHIDSNYIFRNSVSAHTYGAEASIGYRANDLWNLTGNLSYIGDHFSLRNGAIQPFPLAGVDGSGSVPKWMANIRSSWILNDTSDFDLSAYYTSANPVFNLPAYTRVDARYSAKLPNNWHLTLMGQNLLGPSHLEGTTSFSEVPMRVRRTLSLQIGYRF; the protein is encoded by the coding sequence ATGATCTCCCTTCGTACTCAGATTCTAGCCTGCATGTTAGCCTTTGGCGCGCAATCCTTTGGACAAGAAGCGACGCAGGTCCTTCACGATACGGAAGCGAAAGACTCCACGCAGGGCCAACAGGGCGACCTTGGGGCCATGGGCCTAGAGGACCTCATGAACGTCAAGGTTGGCGGCGGAACGATGCCGATCCGTGACCTCAAGGACGTCACGGCTTCGATGTACGTTTTGACGGCTGCCGACATCAAAAAATCGGGGGCGACCAACGTTCCCGACATGCTTCGCTTGGTTCCGGGCGTATCGGTCGCGCAGGTTGACAACAACAAGTGGATGGTGGCGATCCGCGGGTTTTCTTCGCGGTTTAACAATAAGCTTCAAGTGCTGATCGACGGTCGAAGCATTTACTCGCCCGCGTTCTCCGGTGTGTATTGGGATCAGATCGGCCTGACGCCGGACGAGATCGAGCGGATCGAAGTGATTCGTGGCTCCGACGGTTCGCTTTGGGGTTCCAACGCGGTCAACGGCATCATCAACATCGTGACCAAGAATTCGTCTGACACACAGGGCGGTCTTTTGCAGGAGCAAGTGACGACCCACATGGCCGGCGACCATTACTTCCGGCTTGGATCCACGACTAAGAACGGCAACACTTTCCGGTTTACGGCCCGATCTGAGAGGTTCGGCCAGTCGGAGGCTCAAAACTACCCATCACCAGATGCCTCCGAGAGCAATTGGCTTCACTTCCGGTCGGATTCGAAGCTATCGGCACGCGATTCCCTGACGGTGACGAGTTCCTACTTCAACGGCAAAGAGGGGCAATCGACCCTGGTGCCGACCCTCGACAATCCGATGCAAATTGTGGATTCCCGATTCCCGGTTTCGGAGTTCAATACATCGGCCTCGTTGGTGACTCAGCATTCCGACCGCCAGGTATCCGAGGTGAAGGCGAACTACAACCGAGATGTCCGTCTGGCTCCCGAGTTTGGGATGGACATCGCGACCCTCGATCTTGGCTACAACCATTCCACCAAGCTGGATGAAAAGAGTTCGATTTTCTACGGAACCGCCTTCCGACAGGTTGACGGGCACGTAACGGGGAGCACCGACATTTGGCCGACGCGACCCTACTTCAATCCGTCGACTTTTTCGGCGTACGGACAGTACGAGAAAGACCTCGGGCCGCGAACCCAGTTCACCTTTGGTTCAACTATCGAGCACAATGCGTACAGCGGCTGGGAAGTGCAACCGAGCGCCCGCCTACTTTGCCGCAAGGACCCGACTGAGTCTTATTGGTTCTCGATCTCGCGGGCGGTGCGGACACCTTCGCCAGCAGACACCAATGCCAGCTTTCTTTTCGGTATTAGTCAGGACCCGGATTCCGGTTTGCCGGTTCGAATCATTGGCATCACTGACGATCAATTCAAGTCGGAAGCCGTGGTCAGCTTGGAAACTGGCTGGCGCAAGCAAGAGTCGGACAAGCTCAATCTCGATATCACCGCGTTTTACAACGACTACACGAACCTGCGAAGCATCGAATTCGTTGACAACCAGGTGGTGATGGATGCCACGCCTCATATTGATTCCAACTACATTTTCCGCAACAGCGTGAGCGCCCACACGTACGGGGCCGAAGCGTCCATCGGGTATCGGGCCAACGACCTTTGGAATCTCACGGGCAATCTCTCGTACATTGGGGACCACTTCTCGCTGCGGAACGGAGCGATTCAGCCTTTTCCGCTGGCGGGGGTGGATGGCAGTGGGAGCGTGCCCAAGTGGATGGCCAACATTCGATCCTCCTGGATTCTGAACGACACCTCCGATTTCGACCTCTCGGCCTACTACACATCGGCTAACCCCGTTTTCAACCTTCCTGCCTACACTCGGGTGGACGCTCGCTATTCGGCGAAACTGCCGAACAACTGGCACCTGACTTTGATGGGTCAGAACCTATTGGGACCGAGCCACCTGGAAGGAACGACTTCCTTTAGCGAGGTACCGATGCGAGTTCGGCGAACTCTCTCGCTGCAGATTGGATATCGGTTCTAA
- a CDS encoding PEP-CTERM sorting domain-containing protein, which yields MLDFWGGKDFSFSLQGSMGLSTMKKAALFFLALGVTAGAFAQTTLIMPDSGNNRLVSFDPFDGSVINSNLFGLAGGTPIQAIQVGNEIWVSEQVGDRVSRWSMTGTSLGQISGGLDNVRGLSLIGNTVYVCNAGTSNNAPGPAIVEYDTSGGFLGSFATPEASGPFSILSYQGGMLVGSNNSSDDIHKYSLGGSSLGTFHDGTDTNFVEQMNYDANGNVLASCFSSGGIAILNSADGSSLGSIGPGTGNRGVYQLGNGNILYSNSSGAFVFNVTTGGSTQVYTGSGRFFSELSAPVPEPASLLVLGLGAVALLRRRKQ from the coding sequence ATGTTAGACTTTTGGGGAGGGAAGGACTTCTCATTCAGCCTGCAAGGAAGCATGGGGTTATCAACCATGAAGAAAGCGGCACTATTCTTTCTGGCTCTTGGCGTTACCGCTGGAGCCTTTGCGCAAACCACACTCATCATGCCGGATAGCGGGAACAACCGGCTCGTTTCTTTCGATCCATTCGATGGAAGCGTGATCAATTCCAATCTATTCGGTTTGGCTGGGGGCACACCGATTCAAGCAATTCAAGTTGGAAACGAAATCTGGGTTTCGGAGCAGGTCGGTGATCGCGTCTCTCGATGGAGCATGACGGGGACGTCATTGGGGCAGATTTCTGGAGGACTCGATAACGTTCGTGGCCTATCGCTGATCGGCAACACGGTCTACGTCTGCAACGCAGGCACCTCCAACAATGCACCAGGTCCGGCGATCGTGGAATACGACACCTCCGGTGGATTCCTTGGTAGTTTCGCGACGCCAGAAGCCTCCGGGCCTTTCTCGATTCTTTCGTATCAAGGCGGCATGCTGGTCGGTTCCAACAACTCGAGCGACGATATTCACAAATATTCGTTGGGTGGAAGCTCGCTGGGCACCTTCCACGATGGCACCGACACAAACTTCGTCGAGCAGATGAATTACGATGCCAATGGAAACGTGCTGGCCTCGTGTTTTTCGAGCGGCGGTATCGCTATTCTGAACTCTGCCGACGGTTCGTCGCTTGGATCGATCGGACCAGGCACCGGCAACCGCGGCGTCTACCAGTTGGGCAACGGCAATATTCTCTATTCCAACAGTAGTGGAGCATTTGTGTTCAACGTAACTACCGGCGGTTCGACTCAGGTCTATACAGGTAGCGGACGGTTCTTTAGCGAGCTCTCGGCTCCTGTACCCGAACCCGCTAGCCTCTTGGTTCTCGGGCTCGGCGCTGTGGCGCTCCTTCGTCGCCGCAAGCAGTAA
- a CDS encoding metalloregulator ArsR/SmtB family transcription factor, whose protein sequence is MTTDTLSDIFGALADPTRRAILEELTQGPRPMGVIARQFSISGPAVTKHLKVLERAGLVRSNRKAQSRLRSLDATRLEEAQQYIENYRQYWEQSFYRLDSFLFGLQTKEINDDNNH, encoded by the coding sequence ATGACGACGGATACGCTGAGCGATATCTTTGGGGCTTTGGCTGACCCCACACGGCGAGCGATCCTTGAGGAACTGACTCAAGGGCCGAGGCCGATGGGGGTGATTGCAAGACAGTTTTCGATCAGCGGCCCGGCGGTGACCAAACACCTCAAAGTTCTCGAACGAGCCGGCCTGGTGCGGTCCAACCGGAAGGCCCAATCTCGGCTACGAAGCCTGGATGCGACACGGTTGGAAGAAGCGCAGCAGTATATTGAGAACTATCGCCAGTATTGGGAGCAGAGCTTTTACCGACTCGATTCCTTTCTTTTTGGACTTCAGACCAAGGAAATCAACGATGACAACAACCATTGA